Proteins from a single region of Primulina tabacum isolate GXHZ01 chromosome 5, ASM2559414v2, whole genome shotgun sequence:
- the LOC142547609 gene encoding uncharacterized protein LOC142547609: MDSGATSKSFVGKAKKADQTRRSWSEREEEFLIQAPKEASIEGWKSGNGFRPGYLAFLENRMKVAFPDTNLRGNPHINSKVHVWKKLYGSLVTLLNKSGVGWNDTEKTIETSNDIWDALIKADNNARTMRHKMWTYYHDWCEIFGNDRATGDKAEHFTAAVQEVLIMTPEVPNNTCMSLDELFSIDEGADESMSISVIPSSRPTSSVNSKGKKWKHVDDADDAIVEAINNIATITKDTMKDLIKQLATQKEAAYEKMRNAQDNVLKVMETIPELTEDEKVIVIEELVDNYAELSLFLRLGHAGRLILARRLLRGG, encoded by the exons ATGGATAGTGGAGCAACTTCCAAGAGTTTTGTTGGGAAAGCCAAAAAAGCTGATCAGACAAGACGTAGTTGGAGTGAACGTGAAGAAGAGTTTCTGATACAAGCACCGAAAGAGGCGTCCATAGAAGGTTGGAAAAGCGGCAATGGATTTCGGCCAGGCTATTTAGCTTTTCTTGAAAATCGAATGAAAGTTGCATTCCCTGACACAAACTTACGTGGCAACCCACATATCAACTCTAAAGTTCATGTGTGGAAGAAATTGTACGGATCTTTGGTGACATTACTAAATAAAAGTGGAGTAGGATGGAACGACACAGAAAAGACCATTGAAACTTCAAACGACATATGGGATGCACTAATTAAG GCAGACAACAACGCACGGACAATGCGACACAAAATGTGGACCTATTACCATGATTGGTGCGAAATCTTCGGTAATGATCGGGCTACCGGAGACAAAGCTGAACATTTTACTGCCGCAGTTCAAGAGGTTCTTATAATGACACCTGAAGTGCCTAACAATACATGTATGAGCCTGGACGAATTGTTTTCTATTGATGAGGGAGCTGATGAGTCAATGTCTATATCTGTCATACCGTCCTCGCGACCGACATCTTCTGTGAATTCAAAGGGTAAAAAATGGAAACATGTAGACGATGCTGACGATGCGATAGTGGAAGCCATAAATAATATCGCCACCATCACCAAAGATACAATGAAAGACCTTATCAAACAATTGGCAACACAAAAAGAAGCAGCTTATGAGAAGATGCGCAATGCCCAAGACAATGTGTTAAAGGTCATGGAAACAATTCCCGAGTTGACCGAAGACGAGAAAGTTATTGTTATTGAAGAATTGGTGGACAACTATGCGGAATTATCACTGTTCTTGCGCTTGGGTCATGCTGGAAGATTGATCTTAGCGAGACGGTTGCTAAGAGGAGGTTGA